A section of the Oryza sativa Japonica Group chromosome 1, ASM3414082v1 genome encodes:
- the LOC4324592 gene encoding SUN domain-containing protein 5: MSKKRREGGGGGNGGCDPPAVTDALSMDGGLREVSLSVVFSVWCLLFLLRSQFLHSQTDPSDFYDDVEDGMRENYCKVMPLEAYIFPTEYNASAAAPTCQPSLHPPDQPQQETDHRSLEPFNNTTGGKSSAEAAALDELDEFRSRILQGKAENGRVPDGATPAAHRLEPSGAEYNYAAASKGAKVLAHNREAKGAANILGGDKDRYLRNPCSADDKFVDVELSEETLVRTIGLANLEHYSSNFRDFELYGSPSYPAPAEEWELLGRFTADNAKHAQRFVLPDPRWTRYLRLRLATHYGSGFYCILSYLEVYGIDAVEQMLQEIISGSGADTDASAAAKAEEGGDGGTLRNDTAQVNARLDGVGGGGGSAAGRNDSAGDGAGAKNNGSRMTVAGDGKPAAAGRFHGDAVLKIMMQKMRSLELGLSTLEDYTKALNHRYGAKLPDLHTGLSQTTMALDRMKADVRDLVEWKGNVAKDLGELKEWRSAVSGKLDDLIRDNEAMRSNVEEMRSIQETMQNKELAVLSISLFFACLALFKLACDRVLFLFTRKGAAAAERMCGASKGWILVLASSSFTTFLVLLYN, from the exons ATGagcaagaagaggagagaaggaggcggcggaggaaacGGCGGCTGCGACCCGCCGGCCGTGACCGATGCGCTGTCCATGGACGGCGGCCTCCGCGAGGTGTCCCTCTCTGTCGTCTTTTCCGTCTggtgcctcctcttcctccttcgcTCCCAGTTCCTCCACAGCCAGACCGACCCTTCAG atttcTACGACGACGTGGAGGACGGAATGCGCGAAAACTACTGCAAGGTAATGCCGCTGGAGGCCTACATTTTCCCGACCGAGTATAACGCCTCCGCGGCCGCGCCCACGTGCCAGCCATCGTTGCACCCGCCGGATCAGCCGCAGCAGGAAACTGACCACCGGAGCCTGGAGCCGTTCAACAACACAACCGGCGGCAAATCgtcagcggaggcggcggcgctcgatgAGCTCGACGAGTTCCGGAGCCGGATCCTGCAGGGCAAGGCCGAGAACGGCCGCGTCCCCGAcggcgcgacgccggcggcccACCGGCTGGAGCCGAGCGGCGCGGAGTACAACTACGCGGCGGCGTCCAAGGGTGCCAAGGTGCTCGCCCACAACAGGGAGGCCAAGGGCGCCGCCAACATCCTCGGCGGCGACAAGGACCGGTACCTGCGCAACCCGTGCTCCGCCGACGACAAGTTCGTCGACGTCGAGCTGTCGGAGGAGACGCTGGTGCGCACCATCGGCCTCGCCAACCTGGAGCACTACTCCTCCAACTTCAGGGACTTCGAGCTGTACGGCAGCCCGAGCtacccggcgccggcggaggagtgGGAGCTGCTCGGCCGCTTCACCGCCGACAACGCCAAGCACGCGCAGCGCTTCGTGCTGCCGGACCCCCGGTGGACGCGctacctccgcctccgcctcgccaccCACTACGGCTCCGGCTTCTACTGCATCCTCAGCTACCTCGAGGTGTACGGCATCGACGCCGTCGAGCAGATGCTGCAGGAGATCatctccggctccggcgccgacaccgacgcctccgccgccgccaaggccgaagagggcggcgacggcggcaccctCCGCAACGACACCGCGCAGGTCAACGCAAGGCTGGACggcgtgggaggaggaggaggaagcgccgccggccggaacgacagcgccggcgacggcgcgggcgccAAGAACAACGGCTCGAGGAtgacggtggccggcgacgggaAGCCGGCCGCGGCGGGGCGGTTCCACGGCGACGCCGTGCTCAAGATCATGATGCAGAAGATGCGGTCCCTGGAGCTGGGCCTCTCAACGCTGGAGGACTACACCAAGGCGCTCAACCACCGGTACGGCGCCAAGCTGCCCGACCTCCACACCGGCCTCTCCCAGACGACCATGGCGCTCGACAGGATGAAGGCCGACGTCCGCGACCTCGTTGAGTGGAAGGGCAACGTG GCCAAGGATCTCGGCGAGCTCAAGGAGTGGAGGTCAGCCGTGTCCGGCAAGCTGGACGATCTCATCAGAGACAACGAGGCGATGAG GTCGAATGTCGAGGAGATGAGGAGCATCCAGGAGACGATGCAGAACAAGGAGCTGGCCGTGCTGTCCATCAGCCTCTTCTTCGCGTGCCTGGCGCTGTTCAAGCTGGCGTGCGACAGGGTGCTGTTCCTCTTCACCaggaagggggcggcggcggcggagaggatgTGCGGGGCGAGCAAGGGCTGGATCCTCGTACTGGCAAGCAGCAGCTTCACTACTTTCCTAGTGCTGCTATACAACTGA
- the LOC4324593 gene encoding uncharacterized protein, producing MASRLAQLRSKAAQASELVSKHGCAYYKEVMEKNKQHVVQPPTVEKCQELSKQLFYTRLASLPGRYEAFWKEFDGVKQVWKNRKELKVEDLGIVTLFGVELYAWFCVGEIVGRGFTITGYKV from the exons ATGGCGTCGAGGCTGGCGCAGCTACGGTCCAAGGCGGCGCAGGCGTCGGAGCTCGTGTCGAAGCACGGGTGCGCCTACTACAAGGAGGTGATGGAGAAGAACAAGCAGCACGtggtgcagccacccaccgtgGAGAAGTGCCAGGAGCTCTCCAAGCAGCTCTTCTACACCCGCCTCGCCAG TTTGCCAGGCCGCTATGAGGCATTTTGGAAGGAATTTGATGGTGTCAAGCAGGTATGGAAGAATAGAAAGGAGCTCAAGGTAGAGGACCTTGGAATTGTGACATTATTTGGAGTTGAGCTTTATGCGTGGTTCTGCGTAGGCGAGATTGTTGGCAGAGGATTCACCATAACCGGCTATAAGGTCTAG